A single genomic interval of Colius striatus isolate bColStr4 chromosome 9, bColStr4.1.hap1, whole genome shotgun sequence harbors:
- the FABP6 gene encoding gastrotropin codes for MAFTGKYEFEGDENYDEFVKKIGLPSDKVEMGRNCKIVTEVVQNGNDFTWTQHLPGGRTTTNSFTIDKEADMETMGGKKFKATVKMENGKLVADFPNYHHTAEISGGKLVEISTSSGVVYKRTSKRIA; via the exons ATGGCATTCACAGGCAAATACGAATTTGAGGGTGATGAGAACTATGACGAGTTTGTGAAGAAGATTG GTCTCCCCAGTGACAAGGTTGAAATGGGAAGGAATTGCAAAATAGTCACTGAGGTGGTGCAGAATGGAAATGACTTCACCTGGACACAGCATCTCCCAGGAGGCCGCACCACCACCAACTCATTCACAATTGATAAGGAAGCAGACATGGAGACAATGGGTGGTAAAAAGTTCAAG GCAACtgttaaaatggaaaatgggaAACTAGTAGCTGATTTTCCCAACTATCACCATACTGCAGAGATTTCTGGAGGAAAGCTAGTAGAG ATTTCTACTAGTTCTGGTGTAGTCTACAAAAGAACCAGCAAAAGGATTGCTTAA